The sequence GCCGGTCTTTTGGACGAGACTGAAGCGACGAACTGGATACTCTCGAAGACATACCCCTTTGTTGTCCACTCGTTCAGGATCCGTTCGATCTCTTCGTCAGTCACCGTACACGTTTCAACGACCTTGTAATTCATGACTGCATTATAAAGAAGACCGATTTGTTTTTCAACAAGTATCAAGGACAGCGAATAACTACTCAGGTCGGTTGCGGAGCGTAGGAGCAATAAGAGCGCGCCTGCCCAAGCGGACTGCGGGCCTCCGGAAAATTCAGGCGGCGCGGGCGAAGCGGAAGCGCCGCGAAAGCTATATATGCAGGGAATAACTATCATCCCGGCGCTCCTTGCGACGAAGCGAAGTAACTGACCTGAGTAGTCACGAAAGCGAATAAATTTCCTGTTGCTATTCATCCGCAGAGTCAATATAATCTGCCCATGCTGAAGCGGAAAAAAGGTACGCTTACCGGCCTCGATCTCATCGACAAGCGCTGGCCCGGGGAACTCAAGGGCGCCCGCGTGGGCCTCGTGGTGCATCCCGCCTCGGTAAACAGCAGGCTGGAACACGCCATCGCCGTCTGCATGAGCTCAAAAAAGTTCAAGCTCGCCGCCCTCTTCGGACCACAGCACGGCATCCTCGGCCAGACGCAGGACAACATGGTCGAGTGGGAAGGGACCCGCGACCCTGCAACGGGTTTGCCGGTCTACAGCCTTTATGGGAAAGCCCGCAAACCCCGGCCCGAGATGCTCGCCGCCATCGACGCGCTTGTGATCGACCTGCAGGACGTGGGCAGCCGCTACTACACCTTCATCTGGACGCTGGAACTCTGCATGCAGGCCTGCCGCGAGGCGGGCAAAACGATCGTCGTGCTCGACCGCCCGAACCCACTTGCCGGCCATCTCACCGAAGGGCCGGCGCTCGACCCCGGGTACGCCTCGTTCGTGGGGCTGAGGCCCTTGCCGGTGCGGCATGGTATGACCATCGGCGAGATCAGCGCATACCTTCATGAGACCTTCCATCCCGGGCTCGATCATCACATCGTCCCGATGCAGGGATGGAAACGGAAGCTGTGGTTCGATCAGACGCGCCTGCCCTGGGTCATGCCTTCTCCCAATATGCCGACACTGGATACCGCGCTCGTCTATCCGGGCATGTGCCTGCTCGAGGCCACGAACATCTCGGAGGGCCGCGGAACCACACGGCCGTTCGAGCTCTTCGGCGCGCCGTTTATCCATCCGGAAACCATCGTGAGTGTGCTCAAAAAATTTAAACTGCCCGGCGTGCTGTTCCGGCCGCTCTCGTTCCAGCCCACGTTCCAGAAACACGCGGGCCTGCTCTGCAACGGCGCACAGATACATGTTACTGACCGCGAGCGGTTCAAGCCGTTCAAGACCGGCGTGGCAATCCTGAAGGCAATCCACACCACCTACCCGCGCGACTTTACGTGGAACCAGCCGCCTTACGAGTACGAGGAGGTCAACCTTCCGATCGATATCCTTGCCGGGTCCGACCGTATGCGAAAGGACATCGAGTCGGGGAAAGACCTTGATGAGATGGAGAAGTGGTGGAAAGAAGAAACAAGGGCGTTTGAGAAGACAAGAAAGAAGTACTTGATCTATAAAAACTGATCTGGTTCAAAGTTCCAGGTTCACGGTTCAAGGTTTGTGTACCGTGAATCAGATTAG comes from Nitrospirota bacterium and encodes:
- a CDS encoding DUF4177 domain-containing protein yields the protein MNYKVVETCTVTDEEIERILNEWTTKGYVFESIQFVASVSSKRPAMAFVFFTKELAA
- a CDS encoding DUF1343 domain-containing protein; its protein translation is MLKRKKGTLTGLDLIDKRWPGELKGARVGLVVHPASVNSRLEHAIAVCMSSKKFKLAALFGPQHGILGQTQDNMVEWEGTRDPATGLPVYSLYGKARKPRPEMLAAIDALVIDLQDVGSRYYTFIWTLELCMQACREAGKTIVVLDRPNPLAGHLTEGPALDPGYASFVGLRPLPVRHGMTIGEISAYLHETFHPGLDHHIVPMQGWKRKLWFDQTRLPWVMPSPNMPTLDTALVYPGMCLLEATNISEGRGTTRPFELFGAPFIHPETIVSVLKKFKLPGVLFRPLSFQPTFQKHAGLLCNGAQIHVTDRERFKPFKTGVAILKAIHTTYPRDFTWNQPPYEYEEVNLPIDILAGSDRMRKDIESGKDLDEMEKWWKEETRAFEKTRKKYLIYKN